The window AACAAAACTTCTTACAAAACCTCTCTCTTTTCTGCATGTTTTAATAGCCAAGGCAGTAGCAAAAACTGCAGCAACCATTTCATCTTCCCTTAATAGTTCTAACATGGGAAAAAAATATTTTTTTATGTCCACAGGGAGGTCAGCATCACAAGTAAGTATGTATTTCCCTTTTGAAAAACATATACCTTTTCTCAAACTATATCCCTTTCCAAACTTTTTTGCATTTTCTAATACAACTGTTTTTTGGTTCTTTGATGAGTTTATTACCTCCAGAGTATTATCAGTACTTTTTTCAACTACAATAATTATTTCATAGTTGGGTACAAACTCGTCAAAATATTTGTAAATTTCTTTTAAGGTTTGTTCAATATTTTGTGCTTCGTTATAACAGGGAATTATAACACTTATTAGTTCGTCTTTCGGAAAATTTTTTAAACTCATATTTTATCCCTCATAACTAATTTTCTTTTCCTAATTTATTAATACCCATTTTGCGAGTTGTTAAAATTTGTCAGATTGATTTTGATTTTCTTTGGAATTTTTAAAAATCAACTTTAATTTTAAAACTTCAAAATAAAATTTTCAACCATAATAATTAATTCTAAACGTGGTTATTTTAAAATATAGTGTTTGTTATGTTCAATATTATCGCAAAATTTTCTATAAAAATCAAAAGGCTGCTACAGACAGTTGCAAACCTGCTTAAAAATTAAGTCTATAGCAGCCTTGCTTTTTTATCTTAATTTTTAAATTTAAATTCACATTTTACTCTACTCTTTTCTATAATTGCAATCAGTTTCTGTTACCTTCTTTTTAATATTTAAAACCTTTGCTTAATTTACGCTAAGTTTATCAACACCAAGACCAATCAAGATTGGCATAATATTTTCATCAGATACTATCTCCTCACACACCAACTTCTTTTCCTTTTTTGTGAGCATTTTCAACTGTCATTTTAATAAGTTTCAAAAAAGCTAGGTGCAAAGGAAAGATCTTTATTCCCTAAGCAGAGCCTGATAGCTCTGTACCCCAAAGGTGAAAACAAAGCTTTTATATCCATTTTAATTCCCCCAGTTTTTCTAATTTAATTTTTTCGAAAAACCTCTCAATCTCTTTTTTATCAGGCGCCTTTACACCTTCCTTTGAGACTTTTGCCGCTGCACAGGCTAAAGCAAGTTTGAAAATAGATACATCATCCATATTTTGTGAAAGCCCATAAGAAATAGCTGCAACCATTGAATCGCCAGCACCTGTTGTGCTTTTTACCTCAACCTCAGCTGCATTTGCAAACAACTCCATGTTTTCTGTCACAAAAACTGCACCCTTTGACCCCATCGAAATCAAAACCTTTTTTATCCCATTTTCTATAAGTTTTTTTGCTGAAGTTACAATAGAAGCTAAATCATTTTCCTCGACATCAAAAAGGCACTTAAATTCGTAGATATTAGGCTTTATAACATCTGGCTTTTCTAAAACACCGCTCTCAAGCGCTTTTCCGTCGGCATCATATATAACCTTTGCACCTTTTCGTTTTAGCATTCTTATAAGCTCTACATACACATCTTCATCTGTACCAGGTGGAAGGCTTCCTGAGATCACAAAGATGTCATCAGTTTTTGCAATTCTATCTATCTTATCAAACAAAAGGTTTATGTCTTTCTTCTTCACTTCAAAACCATTTTGATTGAGGTCAGTATAAACTTTTTGTGCCGTCTCAACAATTTTGATATTTGTTCGTGTAAGACCATCTACAAAAATAAAGTCATAATCAATCTGCATGTTTTTTAAGTATTTCAAAAACCAGTCTTTATTGTCATTTCCTAAAAAACCAAGAGCAATTGATTTTCCGCCCAATGATTTTATAACCTTTGAAACATTTATGCCTTTTCCACCTGCATCTATTATACAAAGGCTACTTCTGTTTACTTGCCCTTTTTGAAGCTCATCGATATACACTGTCATATCTATTGCTGGATTTAGTGTGACTGTATAGATCAATTTGATCCCACCTTGAAATTTAAAGTTTTATGTTATGACCTTTACACCAAGTTTTTCATACTCAGCTCTCTGTCTGTCATCCATCTTATCAGTTATAATATAATCAAGTCTTTCTACAGGACATATGAGTGAAAAAGTAACCTGGCCAAATTTTGAACTATCAGCTACCAAAAAAACTTCTTTTGCATTTTCTATCATTGCTCTTTTTATAGCAGCCTCAACATGGCTTGGCGTTGTCACTCCAAACTCTATCGACACTCCGTTTGCTGCCACAAAAGCTTTGTCAACCCTAAATTGCCTGAGTATGCTTTGCGTTATATCTCCAACAAGAGCTTTTGTCTTTGTTCTTATAACCCCACCCGTAACAATAACTTCAATATTGTCATTGTTTGACAGTTCATAAGCTATATTTACTGAATTAGTTATAACAGTAACATTTCTTGCTGTTAAATTTCTTGCAATATACTGGGTTGTTGTACCTGAATCTAAAATAACTGTGTCTCCTTCACAAATCATGTTTGCTGCAAGTCTTCCTATATATTCTTTTTCTTTTGCAAACTTGTCCTCTTTTTCTGCAAAAGAAGGCTCGAAAGAGGTAATGAAATTGTTGACCGCCCCACCATGGGTTCTTTTTATTATCCCCAGCGCCTCAAGCTCCGCCAAATCTCTTCTTATGGTAGACTCTGATACACCAAACAGCTTTGCAAGCTCTGAAACCTTAACACTTTGCCCACTTTTTATCATCTGCGCAATTTTACTTTTTCTTTCCTCAGCAAACATTTTATTCACCTTTCGTTTATGCTCATTTTGATGAATGAATTTAATCATTTATGCTCATTTATGATTAATTTCATTATAGAACATGAAAGCTACCCTGTCAAGCACCTTTTACAAAAAATATATGCCTTCTTGTCTAAATTTGTTTGATTTGCACATACATAATAAGATGATATTGTGAAAAGTGAAAAAGAAGTTTTGCAGGATGAAGAAGGTGTTCAGATTATGAGAGTGCTTGGCAAAAACATGGCTTGGCTTTTGAAGCTTGTTGAAAATGGAAAGGACAGCATTTTGGAGCCTCCTAAAGAGGCAAAGGTATTTACTAACTTTATAAGGTAATAAAAAAAGAGGGGTTTTGGAAAAATTACTTTCTACCAAGCCCCTCTAATGTTCTTTTTATCTATTTATAAAAGCTTTGTTATCTTCCCACCTTCAACCTTAACAATCTTATCATCTACAGAAATCCAGACGTCAATTGAAGATGGGTTGTATACAAAGTCGCCGTTTGCTGAAAACTTGAGATTTTGCAATGCCTTTATGTAATCAACAATCTCGATGTTTGTTGCATACCAAATATCTGGTTGGTCACCTACCATTTTGCAAAACTCTTCAATTAAATCCCAGTTGTTGTCATTGTCAAACTCATAGCTGTGTCCCCAGACATAAAAAAGATACAGATATTGCCTCTTATAAAAGCTTAAAAACTGCTCTGCAAGTTTTAAAAGATTATGGTTATGGTGGCAGGTTGCCTTCCATTCATAAAAATCAAACGGAAGAGAAAAATCAAAACTATCCCCAACTATTCTTGCATAATCAATTCCACAGTATGGCAAAAGCTTTTTTATCTCAGGTGTATAAGATCCATTTGGATAGGCAAGCCCTCTTACTGGATATCCAACGATGTCTTCTAAAATCTTTCTGTCCTCAATTATCTGCTGAACTACTTGGTCATGAGGACACCTTGCAATTGTTGGATGATTGTAAGTATGCGATGCAATTTCATGACCTTCATAAAGCTTTTTTACATCTTCTTTTGAAATTCTATCACTTTGGCCCAAAAGTCCAGCGTTTAAATTAAATGTCCCTTTAATTCTATACTTGTTTAAAATTTCAACAAGTTTTATATCCTGCTTTTTGCCATCGTCATAGCTCATTGTCAGTGCTTTGAACCTGCCACCAGGAAAACAATAATAAATCTTTTTCATCTTTTGAAAATTCATCTCCTTGCACATCAAATTTATATTTTTTATTTTACCTCTTTGCCTGTGTAAGGAAAGTGCCAACTTTTTATTTTACCTTCAAAATTTTTATATCAAGAGTTTCCATATCAACTGTAACATGTGGAAAATCGTAAGCATTACTTTTATCTCCTTTCAGAGAGTAGATACACTCAATTTGTCTTCCTTTCCCCACATCAAATAAACCTGCTTTCATCAAATCCAACCTTATTTTTCTTTTTCGTAAAATATCAGCATTTGCAACTACAATCAGGTACTGCTTCTCATGTTCAGTAAAAAGTTTGTATCCAAATGGCAAAACAAATTTGCTGTTGTGAGGAATCTTGAAAAAGTTTTCTTTACTCATAAAGTCCAGATATTCTTTTCTTATCTTAGCTACTTCTTCAATTAAATCTATCATTTCATCTGCATCTTCGTTTGTCCAGTGAAGAGCGTATTTATCAAAAAACGCAAGCTTACCATAAAGAGGATCTGATTTAGAAAGCATGAACTTGCCATCTGGTTGTGGGTCAAGACCTAAGTTCATTGGCTGAACTTCATAAACTTCCTGCCCGCACGTGACAAAAGGCACGCTGTTTGGCAAAAAGAAATTTAAAACTGTTGCAAACCGTGAAAATTCTCTTTTTCCAAGCCTTGAAGCCGCACGCGGACTGTCTGGGATTTCACATGCCGCAAAAACAGGAACTTCAAGCTGCAAAAGTATATCCAAAACCTTTTTCAGTGTTCCTTGATAGTATCGTGGTTCTCTTGCCCAAAGATCACCAATTATCATGTTATACCCCGACTCTTTCGCTTTCCTATCTGCATCCATTGAAAGTTCTTCTGCAATAAAGCAAAATTCGGGGTCTTCTTTTCTGGCATTTGAGATTATCATATCTTCCAGCTCTTTTGGAAGAGCGTGACCCATGTCAATCCTCGCACCATCTATGCCAAAGTTCTTCTGGTAATGTACAATGATGCTTGCAATTTTTTCCCAAAGCTCTTTGTTTGGCTTTTTGCCTTTGAAGATATTTCCTCTTATAATATCAAAAAGAATATACGGTGGCTGGCTTTCATCTACATACTTTGCAGACTGCATAGGATTGTCAAGATACAGTCTCAAATACGTCACATCTGTCCAAGGCGGCTGCGGGTCATTCAGACAGTCTGAAAAAGCTGGTGCAGTAGTTATCCCAATCTCTTTTTCAATTAGCTCGAAAAAGTCAAGGTTTTTGTCTTTTTCGCACCTATCTTTTATACTCTGCCACTTTTGCGGTGCGAACCTGTCAGGTGATGGTACAAACTTTTTAATGTGCTTTTGCACAGCCGGATCCTTGTATATAAGCTCAATATTTTCTTCATTTGCCTTTGTAAACTCTTTTATCAAAGTCAGCTTTGGTGGACCGTATTCTTCTAAATCATCTATTTTAATCCAGTAAAACCAATCAGGATGTTCCAGTATAAAATCAGAGTCCCTTGCAGATGTGCGTGGAATAATATCAATTATAAATCTTATGTCAAGAATATGGCACGCTTCAATCAAAGCTTTAAATTGTTCATCTATTGAAAGCTTATCTGCCATAGGGTCAAAAAGCACTGGGTCAAGTTCAAAAAAGTTCTTGACTGCATAAGGCGAACCCATCTCACCTTTTTTATACCTTGTGCTGTTTTTGTTAATTGGAAGAGCGTAAATGGCATCAAAACCCATTCTCTTTATATGAGGCAGCAATGCAATTGTTTTAACAAATGTACCTGTATCTTTTAGACCGAAGCTATTTTCAAGTTCAAGTTCTTTTGATAAGTCATGATCCCAGGCTGAAAATGTACGAATTTGCATACCATATACACTGCTCTTTTCAATCCAGCTGTTATAACTTTTTTCTGAAGGTCTATTGCCTTTAGAAAGTATTTTTGAAAGTGGTTGAAGGTAATCAGTATTATTTTTCATACAAGGCAAAATTGCTTTTTCTATCGCCTGTGCAACAAACTTATACGGGTTTACTGAGATTGTGCCATCATTGTTTTCTTTTTTCTCAAACCCATCATAGCCGAAACTATCCCAAAGTTTTGGTACTCTGAAATCGTTTTTTCCATCCCACTCTTTTGCTTTATTATTCAGAATCTCAACAAGTTTTTCTAAAACTGACATCTTTCTTGTTTCTCCCCTTTTTCAATTTGTTCTAATTAATTTATACCCATAGCTTATTTTGGGCAAACGTTTGCAATTTTTATGAAATTATTTTAGCATACAAAACTCAAATTTTGTAGTGTCTTTTTCTGAAAAGCAAAGCGGCTCTGGCATATTTTGAAACATTTCTTCCCCAGAGCCGCACTTTTTAGGGATATAATATTTAAAATCTTACAGCTTAAGATACATTATTTTCCTGTTGTAAATTCTGTGAATTCTCTTTGATTTCTTCCTTCTTATCACTTTCCTTTGCAAGAAGTATTGAATTTAGTATCTCCTGCTTTATCTTTTTGACATTCTCATCCTCTGTCTCTTTTACCTTGAATTCAATACCAAGTTCTTTTGTCAAAAGCAAAGTCAGTAGCATTTCAAACGCATTGAAAGATGCAGAAGAAGCCTTCTCACCCATTGCAACAACTGTTTCAGGAACAATGTCGATGCCAGTTTTCTCCAAAGCCTGAGTAAACTTGCCCATGACATCCTGCAGAACTTGATATTGCGGTCCGCCGTATGCCTTTACCTGCTCTTCTATGGCAATTGCCCGGCCAATACCAATTCGCGCTTCTTTCTCTGCTTCTGCCTCAGCCAATGCTTTTATCTTCTGAGCTTCTTGAAGTGACCTCTGATATTCCGCCTTTCCTTGGTTTGTCTGAATCTGGATGTTTATCTCAGACTCTGTCAAAAGTTTTTGCTGGGCAGCCCGAGCTTCTGCCTCTCTGAGCTCTCTTTCTTTTTCTGCTGCTTTTTGCTGGCGCGAATATGTTTCTATCTGCTCAAGGGCAATTTGCCTGTCGCGAAGCTGCTCTAAAATTGCGTCTATCTTGTTGTCGTTTGGAGATGACATTGGCGTTCCAATTAAAACCTCTTCAAGTTCCAAGTTGTAATGAGCAAATCTCTCTTTCATTTCAGCTGATGCTATCTTTTGAATTTCATCCCTTTGCTGAATAAGCTCAATGAGAGTCTTTTTCTGCCCAATATTTTTAAAGTATGCAGATACCATCGGGTCAAGAGTCTGCTCAACAAGCATCTTCAAATCTCCAAATCTCTGGACAACCAAAGGAGCTTTCCTGTAGTCTATGTGAAGAACAACTGCCAATGGTAGCGACGGTTCAAACGCATCTTTTGTAATTAAACTTACTTCTTTGAGGTTTTCGTCATAGCGGTGCGTGCCTGTCTGGTTGCTTATCCATTTTAATATTATATTTGTCGTTGGTACTTTGACAATTTTTCCAGCATATGTGTTAAAAGCGTATTTGCCCGGCATTAGAGGATCTTTCCAAACGCCTCTGTATCCTTTTTCAACAAGCTCACCATGTTTGTAGTCCTCACCTGATGTATCCTGCCCTTTTGGCCCAACATAAGATACAACAACTCCAACATATCCAACTTCAATGACCGTTTTGTCAATCAGCTCAACTGTTGCAAACAGACGGTTTATAAAGTATGTCCCTTCAACAAGCACCTGAAGCTGTCTTCCACGAAATCCACCTGCTTTTAAAAACTTTTCGGGGTCTTGGAAGTTGTTGTGATAAGTCTCAGGGTCAGATGGGTCATCGCCAACAGTTGGTGCAACAATATCACCACTTGGAAGTGATGGTCCGTCGTGTACAGTTACAATCCCAACCTTGTCCTCTGTTATTACAATGGGTCTGAAAGCGTTTCGCGATTTTAGAGTCTGGACCATCTTCTCTATCATCTCTTTTTCCTCTTTGTTGCCCATTGGGAGATAATAAATTTTGTCCTCTGTAATGACTATAAACTGAGCAAGGTTAAATGCATATGTTCCTTCTCTCAGTATTGCCCTTTGAGGACCTCTTTGCCCTCCATTTTCTAAAAAAGCACGTACATCTTGAAAATTATTGCACTCCGGAATAACTTTGCCAAGTGTTTGGGTTGGATCAAGCGGTTTCCCATCTCTTGCAAACACATAGCCAATCTGACCCTGTGGAATTGTAACAAGTGGTACGATATGGACTTTGTACATAAGAGGTGTTCTAAAATGTATACCACCTCTTAAAACCTCTGGCTGAAAGCCTGCCTCCCCATGCAGCGCTATAATCTGCTCGTCCAGTGAACCTTTGAAAGACCACCATTTTTCGACAATACCCACTTTGTCATTTGGAATGACGCGAAGACCTATGAGCTTTAAAAAAAGATAAACTGCAAGTACCAAAACACCAATCATGATTAAAAGTTCCAACATCCCTATTGTAACACCTCTCTCTTTTTTATTTTCGATACTTTCTTTCATTTTTCGACAAAATTCGTCTTTCTGTACTATCTGCAACTTTTGCTACATCAATTACCATATAATAATATCATATTGCCATTACCTATGCAATATTGCTATTAAAAGTGGTATGCTGTTTTTTATATTTAATAACGCTAATGTTTATTAAAATGTTGCTAAAATTAGATAAGAAAATTAAAACACAAAAAAGTTAGACATTGCAAGGGCAGGAAAGCAGGATGTAACATAGCTTTAGAGTTAACATATGCGCCACTTTTTTATATTCGTTTAAGAAGCATCTCTTTCACCATTTCTCTTAATTCGGGCAAATCATCGGTGTATCTTATATAAGTTTCTTCATTTTCTACATTTACAATAACAAAATTCTTTTCAAGTCCACAGTATGCAAAAAAGTTACGTTGCATTCGATCTTTTTTTTCTTTTTTAAGATAGTTCCTAACATTGTTCTTCAAGATATCTAAGGCTACTTTTTTGATTGGAGAACTAAGTTTATCTAATTCAACACACAAAATATCAATGTTATTAGTAAGACCAAATTTTCTATACATATCCTTCATCATATTCTTTATATCATCCTTTTTAACACCTTTTTGTTTTTCATATTTTAAAATGTTTGCATAATTTATCACACCAATTATCCCCAAATAAAATCCAAGAGTATTTATTATTTTAATCCATCTATTTTTGTCTAATTTCGGCGAATTTTTGTAGTTTTTGGCTATTTCAACATGCAAGTATTCAATTATCTTATCCAGCAACTTCTGAATTTCATCTGGTTCATCAATAATAGTATATAAATATCAATATAGATAAAGAGGTATATTGTTTTTTATAGCACTAAATGTCAGTAGAAATCTTTCTAAAACAGCTACCAGAAGTTCATTGGTCTGTTTATCAAATAACATCTTTTTCATGTCTTCAAACTTCCCACTTTTTATGTTTTCAAACTCCCACCTTTTTATAGGAGACTCAAAAAAAACATTAAACCTCTGCTCTTCAATATACACTTGATAGGTATTTTCACTTCCAGGTAAAACAGGGTCACAGATTGTGATGAAAAATTTTAGTCTTTTTTCTTTATCTACCCAGTGTCTTAAATTTGTAAATGTAGCAAAATGTCTGAGCGCCTCAAGCATTATTAGTATCCAAACGATCTAACTGATATATTAACTTCATTCTTAATCCTCCCTTTTATGTAAAATAATTTCTGTTGATTTATTTCACATATATGATATAATTATACAAAATCTTTCTTTGTCTGTCCAAACATGTTGAAATTTATTTAAAGCTTGAAAGGTGATCAAAATGAGCATATGGAAATTAAAACTGAAAGCCTTCTTGCATGATCCTCTCGATAAGCAATGGATACTTAGCTTTGACAATAACCAACCAAACACTAAAACTCAGCTCAATGTAGATAACTTTGTGTGCCCGAAAAATAAAAATCACAAAGCAGTCCACGAAATAGTAGCAGAAAAATTTCTCAATTACATTCTTCCTGGAGAATGCATAGAGGAATTATTACCAATCATTAAAATTGCAGACAGAATTTCTTACCCGATGAATGAAGTATTAAGTGAAAAACTTAAAAGTAAAACAGAAAAAATTAGAGACCATAAAGATATTTGTTTTCGAGATATTTATATAGAAAAACTTGAAGAAAATGTGATTTGTAAAGATTTTGAAAATAAGCATCAAGAACTTGAAGAATTTTTCAAATTATTGGGAAATGTTTGCTCTGAAGTAACTTGTAATGATGAGGAAAAAGCAAAATTAGCCTTTTTACTTCTCTGGCAGTATGTTCCCGATTTATTCAAATGGGTAAATATCCATCCAGCAGATAGTAGAATACCTTCACATTCAATTTACAATCACTTAGTTCAAACAAGTGCAATTACAACAGCCATTACAGATGTTGACAAAGTTTCATCAGGAAATTTAGAAGGTAGCATTCCAGCATTTTTACTTTTCACTATTGGACCTGTTCAAGGCTTTATTGCAACAGCACGTAAAACTCAGGATTTATGGGCAGGAAGTTATATCCTTTCTTATCTTACATATAAGTGTTTAGAGCCTCTGATAGATAAGCTTGGACCTGATGTTGTAATCTATCCTAATTTGAGAGGGCAACCTTTAATTGAAAGATGGATTTATAAAACTTCTTCCTATGCAATAGATGAAAAAGCCTTTGTTGAAAAGTTTATTAAGCCTATTAAAGAAAAGTGCTGCAATCCAGAGAATGAAGAGAATGAGAAACTGTTAATTGCAAATATTCCGAATCGATTTTTAGCTATTATTCCTAATAGCAAAAACACAATTGTTGAAGAATGCAAAAGAGCTATCGAAAATGTACTTAAAAATTTTGCTAAGGAAATTGTAAATATTATTAAAGAACAATATTTAGAAGAATGGGAAACAAATCCTTTTCTTCAGAATGAAATTGAATCTCAATTGACGTCATATTTCCAAATTTACTATGCAATATTGCCCTGGACTACTAATAAATGCAATTCACAAAATAGTGGTACGATTCCTGGTGGACTAACAAGTGAAGGCGTATTTCATGATCATAAAATTTTATTTAAAGAAAGTGAAATTCGGAATTTAATAGAGGAAATAATTAGATTAAACCAAGGTTTTAAAAATGAGGAAGAGATTAATCCATCTAATGCTGGCATAGGCAGGGCTTATCCATTATTACTTGATCTTTTAGAAAAACTTTTAGGTGCTCGAAAAAGTATTCGAGACATTCAATTCATACCCTATTATAATAGAGAAAAATGCCATTTGTGTGGCGAAAATGAAATAGTTTTTTTAGCTAAGGATGAAGAAAAAGATAAACTATATTGGCACAAACTAAGAGAAAAAAAACCTGGTCTTTTTAAACAAAATGAAAGGCTCTGTGGAGTATGTTTATTTAAAAGACTTTTCCCAAAACTGATAGGAAAAGAATTTGGCTTTCAAATTTTGTCATTCCCATCTACTTCAGAAATT is drawn from Caldicellulosiruptor diazotrophicus and contains these coding sequences:
- a CDS encoding SPFH domain-containing protein; the protein is MLELLIMIGVLVLAVYLFLKLIGLRVIPNDKVGIVEKWWSFKGSLDEQIIALHGEAGFQPEVLRGGIHFRTPLMYKVHIVPLVTIPQGQIGYVFARDGKPLDPTQTLGKVIPECNNFQDVRAFLENGGQRGPQRAILREGTYAFNLAQFIVITEDKIYYLPMGNKEEKEMIEKMVQTLKSRNAFRPIVITEDKVGIVTVHDGPSLPSGDIVAPTVGDDPSDPETYHNNFQDPEKFLKAGGFRGRQLQVLVEGTYFINRLFATVELIDKTVIEVGYVGVVVSYVGPKGQDTSGEDYKHGELVEKGYRGVWKDPLMPGKYAFNTYAGKIVKVPTTNIILKWISNQTGTHRYDENLKEVSLITKDAFEPSLPLAVVLHIDYRKAPLVVQRFGDLKMLVEQTLDPMVSAYFKNIGQKKTLIELIQQRDEIQKIASAEMKERFAHYNLELEEVLIGTPMSSPNDNKIDAILEQLRDRQIALEQIETYSRQQKAAEKERELREAEARAAQQKLLTESEINIQIQTNQGKAEYQRSLQEAQKIKALAEAEAEKEARIGIGRAIAIEEQVKAYGGPQYQVLQDVMGKFTQALEKTGIDIVPETVVAMGEKASSASFNAFEMLLTLLLTKELGIEFKVKETEDENVKKIKQEILNSILLAKESDKKEEIKENSQNLQQENNVS
- a CDS encoding TM1812 family CRISPR-associated protein — translated: MLDKIIEYLHVEIAKNYKNSPKLDKNRWIKIINTLGFYLGIIGVINYANILKYEKQKGVKKDDIKNMMKDMYRKFGLTNNIDILCVELDKLSSPIKKVALDILKNNVRNYLKKEKKDRMQRNFFAYCGLEKNFVIVNVENEETYIRYTDDLPELREMVKEMLLKRI
- a CDS encoding polysaccharide deacetylase family protein, which encodes MKKIYYCFPGGRFKALTMSYDDGKKQDIKLVEILNKYRIKGTFNLNAGLLGQSDRISKEDVKKLYEGHEIASHTYNHPTIARCPHDQVVQQIIEDRKILEDIVGYPVRGLAYPNGSYTPEIKKLLPYCGIDYARIVGDSFDFSLPFDFYEWKATCHHNHNLLKLAEQFLSFYKRQYLYLFYVWGHSYEFDNDNNWDLIEEFCKMVGDQPDIWYATNIEIVDYIKALQNLKFSANGDFVYNPSSIDVWISVDDKIVKVEGGKITKLL
- a CDS encoding DeoR/GlpR family DNA-binding transcription regulator; the protein is MFAEERKSKIAQMIKSGQSVKVSELAKLFGVSESTIRRDLAELEALGIIKRTHGGAVNNFITSFEPSFAEKEDKFAKEKEYIGRLAANMICEGDTVILDSGTTTQYIARNLTARNVTVITNSVNIAYELSNNDNIEVIVTGGVIRTKTKALVGDITQSILRQFRVDKAFVAANGVSIEFGVTTPSHVEAAIKRAMIENAKEVFLVADSSKFGQVTFSLICPVERLDYIITDKMDDRQRAEYEKLGVKVIT
- the pfkB gene encoding 1-phosphofructokinase, whose amino-acid sequence is MIYTVTLNPAIDMTVYIDELQKGQVNRSSLCIIDAGGKGINVSKVIKSLGGKSIALGFLGNDNKDWFLKYLKNMQIDYDFIFVDGLTRTNIKIVETAQKVYTDLNQNGFEVKKKDINLLFDKIDRIAKTDDIFVISGSLPPGTDEDVYVELIRMLKRKGAKVIYDADGKALESGVLEKPDVIKPNIYEFKCLFDVEENDLASIVTSAKKLIENGIKKVLISMGSKGAVFVTENMELFANAAEVEVKSTTGAGDSMVAAISYGLSQNMDDVSIFKLALACAAAKVSKEGVKAPDKKEIERFFEKIKLEKLGELKWI
- the cas10 gene encoding type III-B CRISPR-associated protein Cas10/Cmr2, with the protein product MSIWKLKLKAFLHDPLDKQWILSFDNNQPNTKTQLNVDNFVCPKNKNHKAVHEIVAEKFLNYILPGECIEELLPIIKIADRISYPMNEVLSEKLKSKTEKIRDHKDICFRDIYIEKLEENVICKDFENKHQELEEFFKLLGNVCSEVTCNDEEKAKLAFLLLWQYVPDLFKWVNIHPADSRIPSHSIYNHLVQTSAITTAITDVDKVSSGNLEGSIPAFLLFTIGPVQGFIATARKTQDLWAGSYILSYLTYKCLEPLIDKLGPDVVIYPNLRGQPLIERWIYKTSSYAIDEKAFVEKFIKPIKEKCCNPENEENEKLLIANIPNRFLAIIPNSKNTIVEECKRAIENVLKNFAKEIVNIIKEQYLEEWETNPFLQNEIESQLTSYFQIYYAILPWTTNKCNSQNSGTIPGGLTSEGVFHDHKILFKESEIRNLIEEIIRLNQGFKNEEEINPSNAGIGRAYPLLLDLLEKLLGARKSIRDIQFIPYYNREKCHLCGENEIVFLAKDEEKDKLYWHKLREKKPGLFKQNERLCGVCLFKRLFPKLIGKEFGFQILSFPSTSEIASIPVKVELLKSNQKFIEEFLEKYNEFQKSIEESGKKLSLSETVPALKRISGDKHQYFCSIDGQWLMEESYSKEYIKNEFGIENIDESDLENMRSFLKSANLNFSRYLAILQMDGDHMGKWIRGFGKSESDEIKFPTIGETIHPKVYDELLKNSNDTEKEKLKNLFSKTHPVTPTYHQILSSRLCDFALHDVRKIVEEKYFGKLIYAGGDDVLALLPVNTVLNCAYELQEQYKKTVNSRATMSAGIVIAHHKYPLSLALKAVRSAEKKAKNKLGRNAFYVQLITHSGEIRECGGKWNFVEFVNKIVYDLQNGSISKVFCNQIVEVMNHLLDTEQEYVSRKIVDILELEIKRLWKRKKKYGEKESVLKIEDIIYYFREYITEKGKIFEDCEIFKTQNILMFGYLFSLAKFLAGKGDLNL
- a CDS encoding glycosyltransferase, which encodes MSLKNFPKDELISVIIPCYNEAQNIEQTLKEIYKYFDEFVPNYEIIIVVEKSTDNTLEVINSSKNQKTVVLENAKKFGKGYSLRKGICFSKGKYILTCDADLPVDIKKYFFPMLELLREDEMVAAVFATALAIKTCRKERGFVRSFVSLIFFVLRQLFLQFPVSDTQLGFKLFRADIAKKCCQRVNEDGFLFDLILTDLMLNAGYQIEEINVKVVERKIKSSVSISEIIKTTCKFCKYILFTRSKLLKECTKKGYDK
- a CDS encoding alpha-amylase family glycosyl hydrolase, encoding MSVLEKLVEILNNKAKEWDGKNDFRVPKLWDSFGYDGFEKKENNDGTISVNPYKFVAQAIEKAILPCMKNNTDYLQPLSKILSKGNRPSEKSYNSWIEKSSVYGMQIRTFSAWDHDLSKELELENSFGLKDTGTFVKTIALLPHIKRMGFDAIYALPINKNSTRYKKGEMGSPYAVKNFFELDPVLFDPMADKLSIDEQFKALIEACHILDIRFIIDIIPRTSARDSDFILEHPDWFYWIKIDDLEEYGPPKLTLIKEFTKANEENIELIYKDPAVQKHIKKFVPSPDRFAPQKWQSIKDRCEKDKNLDFFELIEKEIGITTAPAFSDCLNDPQPPWTDVTYLRLYLDNPMQSAKYVDESQPPYILFDIIRGNIFKGKKPNKELWEKIASIIVHYQKNFGIDGARIDMGHALPKELEDMIISNARKEDPEFCFIAEELSMDADRKAKESGYNMIIGDLWAREPRYYQGTLKKVLDILLQLEVPVFAACEIPDSPRAASRLGKREFSRFATVLNFFLPNSVPFVTCGQEVYEVQPMNLGLDPQPDGKFMLSKSDPLYGKLAFFDKYALHWTNEDADEMIDLIEEVAKIRKEYLDFMSKENFFKIPHNSKFVLPFGYKLFTEHEKQYLIVVANADILRKRKIRLDLMKAGLFDVGKGRQIECIYSLKGDKSNAYDFPHVTVDMETLDIKILKVK